From Aquabacter sp. L1I39, the proteins below share one genomic window:
- a CDS encoding amino acid kinase family protein, producing the protein MAGPTAELETLLMQRSLTDPQLLAAAETAGDVRILPDATVIKIGGQSVIDRGRAAVYPLVDEIVAARKAHKLLIGTGAGTRARHLYSIAADLSLPAGLLSQLGASVAGQNAAMLGQLLAKHGIPAVEAAGLSAVPLYLEEVNAVVFGGMPPYALWMRPAAQGVIPPYRTDAGCFLVAEQFGCKAMIYVKDEDGLYSANPKTAKDASFIPQISVDEMKARGLHDSILEFPVLDLLKAARHVRQVQVVNGLVPGNLTRALAGEHVGTIITAD; encoded by the coding sequence ATGGCCGGACCCACAGCGGAGCTTGAAACGCTCCTGATGCAGCGATCTCTTACCGATCCGCAGCTGCTCGCGGCTGCCGAAACGGCAGGCGACGTGCGCATCCTTCCCGATGCCACGGTGATTAAGATCGGCGGCCAGAGCGTCATCGATCGCGGCCGCGCAGCGGTCTATCCGCTGGTGGATGAGATCGTGGCGGCCCGAAAGGCGCACAAGCTGCTCATCGGCACCGGCGCGGGCACGCGGGCGCGGCATCTTTATTCCATCGCCGCCGATCTCAGCTTGCCGGCTGGCCTCCTCTCCCAGCTCGGCGCCTCGGTGGCGGGGCAGAATGCGGCCATGCTCGGCCAGTTGTTGGCCAAGCACGGGATTCCGGCGGTGGAGGCGGCGGGCCTGTCCGCTGTGCCGCTTTATCTGGAAGAGGTGAATGCGGTGGTGTTCGGCGGCATGCCGCCTTATGCGCTGTGGATGCGCCCGGCCGCCCAGGGCGTCATCCCGCCCTACCGCACCGATGCCGGCTGTTTCCTGGTGGCCGAACAGTTCGGCTGCAAGGCCATGATCTATGTGAAGGACGAGGACGGGCTTTATTCGGCCAATCCCAAGACCGCCAAGGATGCCTCGTTCATCCCGCAGATCTCGGTGGATGAGATGAAGGCCCGGGGCCTGCACGATTCCATCCTCGAATTTCCGGTTCTGGATCTCCTCAAAGCCGCGCGCCATGTGCGCCAGGTGCAGGTGGTCAACGGCCTCGTGCCCGGCAATCTCACCCGCGCGCTGGCGGGCGAGCATGTGGGCACCATCATCACTGCCGACTGA
- a CDS encoding amino acid kinase family protein encodes MAETANSIKHLASALARQTLLDRDLTSPVAGRTPIRLLPWLQVVKIGGRSIMDRGAAAILPIVAELRALLPEHRLLILTGAGVRARHVMSVGLDLGLPVGSLAPLAASEAGQNGHILAALLASEGVSYVEHPTIASQLAIHLSAARAVVGSAFPPYHHHEFPNSRIPMHRADAGAFLLADALGAAGLTLVEDVDGVYSADPNGPEGASARFLPDVHAAALAATEGALPFDRVLPELMANARHLTHVQVVNGLIPGRLTAALRGEHVGTIVRTGAGN; translated from the coding sequence ATGGCTGAAACCGCCAACTCCATCAAGCATCTGGCCTCCGCGCTCGCCCGCCAGACCTTGCTCGACCGCGATCTCACCTCGCCGGTGGCGGGGCGCACGCCCATCCGCCTCTTGCCTTGGCTGCAGGTGGTGAAGATCGGCGGCCGCTCCATCATGGATCGTGGCGCCGCGGCCATCCTGCCCATCGTGGCGGAACTGCGGGCGCTCCTTCCCGAGCATCGGCTGCTCATCCTCACCGGCGCTGGGGTACGGGCGCGGCACGTCATGAGCGTCGGGCTCGATCTCGGGCTTCCGGTGGGCTCGCTCGCCCCACTCGCCGCCAGCGAGGCCGGGCAGAACGGGCATATCCTGGCGGCCCTTCTGGCCAGCGAAGGGGTCTCCTATGTGGAGCATCCCACCATTGCCAGCCAGCTCGCCATTCACCTCTCCGCCGCCCGCGCGGTGGTGGGCAGTGCCTTTCCGCCCTATCACCACCACGAATTCCCCAATTCCCGCATTCCGATGCACCGGGCGGATGCGGGCGCCTTCCTCTTGGCGGATGCGCTGGGTGCGGCGGGGCTCACCCTGGTGGAGGACGTGGATGGGGTCTATTCCGCCGATCCCAACGGGCCGGAGGGGGCAAGCGCCCGCTTCCTGCCGGACGTCCACGCCGCCGCGCTGGCCGCGACCGAGGGGGCTTTGCCCTTCGACCGCGTGCTGCCGGAACTGATGGCCAATGCCCGCCACCTCACCCATGTGCAGGTGGTCAACGGCCTCATTCCCGGCCGCCTCACGGCGGCGCTCAGGGGCGAGCATGTGGGCACCATCGTGCGCACGGGCGCGGGGAATTAA
- a CDS encoding helix-turn-helix transcriptional regulator — MSKRSEHELILREAGKIAQALAETFAPLCEVVLHDLTNPSHAIVTIENNISGRAVGDPATELGLARIGDPGFPDKLVNYANTLRDGRQVKSTSIGLRDSSGTYVAALCLNMDVSYLNGMADYIRAFTAIRAGDGMTERIQGPRSEDILKRIRDFSAARNKEPKSLTTAEKRDLMALLEDEGLMLLKGSVDLVAKALGTARSSIYYYLNK, encoded by the coding sequence ATGTCGAAGCGCTCCGAACATGAGCTGATCCTGCGGGAGGCCGGAAAGATCGCGCAGGCGCTCGCGGAGACGTTCGCGCCCCTATGCGAGGTGGTGCTGCACGACCTCACCAACCCGTCCCATGCCATCGTCACGATCGAAAACAATATCTCCGGCCGTGCCGTTGGAGATCCGGCGACCGAACTTGGGCTCGCACGCATCGGCGATCCAGGGTTTCCCGATAAGCTGGTCAATTACGCCAACACACTGCGCGACGGCCGGCAGGTGAAGAGCACCTCCATCGGCCTCAGGGACAGCAGTGGCACCTACGTGGCAGCCCTCTGCCTCAATATGGACGTGTCGTACCTCAACGGCATGGCCGACTATATCCGGGCCTTCACCGCCATTCGCGCCGGGGACGGCATGACGGAGAGGATCCAGGGGCCGCGGTCGGAGGACATCCTAAAGCGCATCCGCGATTTTTCCGCCGCCCGCAACAAGGAGCCGAAATCGCTCACCACCGCCGAAAAGCGCGATCTGATGGCGCTGCTGGAGGATGAGGGGCTGATGTTGCTGAAGGGGTCCGTGGACCTAGTGGCAAAGGCGCTCGGCACTGCGCGCAGCAGCATCTACTACTATCTGAACAAATAG
- a CDS encoding threonine synthase, translated as MTSEAPAFLDPRTGKYFPLLTLAWRSPEGHPLMMTPMEGLTRREIRKEQRSIWRYSAALPVDAAGAVSLGEGLTPLVPATIDGISCRLKLEWFSPTGSFKDRGASVLISHLRALGIDRVVEDSSGNGGAAIAAYGAAAGMRVGIFAPAYTQPAKIAQARAYGAEVTLVPGTRQDTEEAAMRAAETTYYASHNWHPMFLQGTKTLGFEIWEDLGFRAPDNVIIPTGAGSNVLGCHMAFRELLAAGEISRMPRIFVTQPENCCPIHAALHPAWRGGAPLEVHPTVAEGTAIRAPIRLQELVAAIRDTGGSSAAVPEANIIGAARLLASKGFYTEPTSAHAFAGLKHLVATGVITDGEETVVVLTGSGLKATQFYAEQFAEVP; from the coding sequence ATGACCTCCGAAGCACCCGCTTTTCTTGATCCCCGCACCGGCAAATACTTCCCGCTCCTGACCCTGGCCTGGCGCTCGCCCGAAGGCCATCCCTTGATGATGACCCCCATGGAGGGGCTCACGCGCCGTGAGATCCGCAAGGAGCAGCGCTCCATCTGGCGCTATTCCGCCGCCCTGCCGGTGGATGCCGCGGGCGCGGTGTCGCTGGGGGAGGGGCTCACTCCACTCGTTCCAGCCACCATCGACGGCATCTCCTGCCGCCTCAAGCTGGAGTGGTTCTCTCCCACCGGATCCTTCAAGGATCGCGGCGCGTCCGTGCTCATCTCTCACCTGCGCGCGCTCGGAATTGATCGGGTGGTGGAGGACAGCTCGGGCAATGGCGGGGCCGCGATCGCTGCCTATGGCGCCGCTGCCGGCATGCGCGTGGGCATCTTCGCGCCGGCCTATACCCAGCCAGCGAAGATCGCCCAGGCGCGGGCCTATGGGGCGGAGGTGACGCTGGTTCCCGGCACCCGGCAGGACACGGAAGAGGCCGCCATGCGCGCGGCCGAGACGACCTATTACGCCAGCCACAACTGGCATCCCATGTTCCTGCAGGGCACCAAGACGCTGGGCTTTGAAATCTGGGAGGATCTTGGGTTCCGCGCCCCGGACAACGTGATCATTCCCACCGGCGCCGGGAGCAATGTGCTCGGCTGCCACATGGCCTTCCGGGAATTGCTGGCGGCCGGGGAAATCTCCCGCATGCCGCGGATTTTCGTGACCCAGCCGGAAAACTGCTGCCCCATTCACGCCGCACTTCATCCCGCATGGCGCGGCGGCGCGCCGCTGGAGGTCCATCCGACCGTGGCGGAAGGCACCGCGATCCGTGCACCCATCCGCTTGCAGGAACTGGTGGCAGCCATCCGCGACACGGGCGGCTCCAGCGCGGCGGTGCCCGAGGCCAATATCATCGGCGCGGCGCGGCTCCTGGCATCGAAGGGCTTCTACACGGAGCCCACCTCAGCCCATGCGTTCGCCGGGCTGAAGCACCTGGTGGCCACGGGCGTTATAACGGACGGCGAGGAGACCGTTGTGGTGCTCACCGGCTCCGGCCTCAAGGCGACGCAATTCTATGCGGAACAATTCGCGGAAGTGCCCTGA
- a CDS encoding YciE/YciF ferroxidase family protein has translation MGLFSKDIKTMDDLFVHTLQDIYYAEKRIVKALPKMIDKASDPTLKQAFQMHLTETQGHVTRVEEVFRMHGVEAKTTTCPAIDGIIDEAEDIASEVDDPEVLDAALAAAAQAVEHYEMTRYGTLVAWAKRLGRADCARVLERNLAEEKAADQKLTSIAEAKLNIRAAE, from the coding sequence ATGGGTCTTTTCTCGAAAGACATCAAGACTATGGACGACCTGTTCGTCCACACCCTGCAGGACATCTATTATGCCGAGAAGCGCATCGTGAAGGCGCTTCCCAAGATGATCGACAAGGCGAGCGACCCCACGCTCAAGCAGGCATTCCAGATGCATCTCACGGAGACGCAGGGCCATGTGACCCGTGTCGAGGAAGTCTTCCGCATGCATGGGGTGGAAGCCAAGACCACCACCTGTCCGGCCATTGACGGCATCATCGACGAGGCCGAGGACATCGCCAGCGAGGTGGATGATCCGGAAGTGCTCGACGCCGCCCTCGCCGCCGCCGCCCAGGCGGTGGAGCATTATGAGATGACCCGCTACGGCACGCTGGTCGCCTGGGCCAAGCGCCTGGGACGTGCCGACTGCGCCCGCGTCCTGGAACGCAACCTCGCCGAGGAAAAGGCGGCGGACCAGAAGCTCACCTCCATCGCCGAGGCGAAGCTCAACATCCGCGCGGCGGAGTAA
- a CDS encoding zinc-binding metallopeptidase family protein codes for MQLFKCQNCEQVLYFENTTCVKCGLRLGYLPDRGALSAVKPDGATWVALANPKARYRFCANWESYACNWMVDAGEGEAYCRACRHNRTIPDLSSPENHRDWQKIEQAKRRLFYSLIRLKLPLPTPGSGDPEPLVFDFLADPPQGPKVLTGHDNGVITLSLREADDAEREKVRASMGELYRTLLGHFRHEVGHFYWDKLVRDGGQLEAFRALFGDERDDYGEALNRHYEQGAPADWQERFVSSYATMHPWEDWAETFSHYLHILDTLEMAGAFGIRIDPDITDDTALQADISFDPHRVRDVRRIIDAWLPLTYAVNCLNRSMGQPDLYPFVIPPAVVEKLAFIHDTVQGRVPAVRPSQGAVPAAAQ; via the coding sequence ATGCAGCTCTTCAAGTGCCAGAACTGCGAGCAGGTGCTTTATTTCGAGAACACCACCTGCGTGAAGTGCGGCCTGCGGCTGGGTTACCTGCCCGACCGGGGGGCGCTCAGCGCGGTGAAGCCGGACGGGGCCACCTGGGTGGCGCTCGCCAATCCCAAGGCGCGTTATCGCTTCTGCGCCAACTGGGAAAGCTATGCCTGCAACTGGATGGTGGATGCGGGGGAGGGGGAAGCCTATTGCCGCGCGTGCCGCCATAACCGCACCATCCCGGACTTATCAAGCCCGGAGAACCACCGCGACTGGCAAAAGATCGAGCAGGCCAAGAGGCGCCTCTTTTATTCGCTCATCCGCCTGAAGCTCCCCTTGCCCACGCCGGGGAGCGGGGATCCCGAGCCGCTGGTGTTCGACTTCCTGGCAGATCCGCCGCAGGGACCGAAGGTGCTCACCGGTCACGACAATGGCGTGATCACGTTGTCCCTGCGCGAGGCGGATGATGCTGAGCGGGAGAAGGTGCGCGCCTCCATGGGCGAACTCTACCGCACTTTGCTCGGTCATTTCAGGCACGAGGTGGGGCACTTCTACTGGGACAAGCTGGTGCGCGACGGCGGCCAGTTGGAGGCCTTCCGCGCCCTCTTCGGCGATGAGCGGGACGATTATGGGGAGGCGTTGAACCGTCATTACGAGCAGGGCGCTCCGGCAGACTGGCAGGAGCGTTTCGTGAGTTCCTACGCCACAATGCATCCCTGGGAGGACTGGGCCGAGACATTCTCCCACTATCTGCACATCCTGGACACGCTGGAAATGGCGGGAGCCTTCGGCATCCGCATCGATCCGGACATCACCGACGATACGGCCCTTCAGGCCGATATTTCCTTCGACCCCCACCGGGTCCGGGACGTGCGCCGGATCATCGACGCCTGGCTGCCGCTGACCTATGCGGTGAATTGCCTGAACCGCTCCATGGGGCAGCCGGACCTTTATCCCTTTGTCATCCCGCCGGCGGTGGTGGAGAAGCTCGCTTTCATCCACGACACGGTGCAGGGACGCGTGCCGGCGGTGCGTCCGTCCCAAGGGGCCGTGCCAGCCGCGGCGCAATAG
- a CDS encoding TetR/AcrR family transcriptional regulator, translating into MSTTTSAAPARTGARQEPESAKRRDILDGARRVFFDKGFDGASMDEVAKTASVSKATIYVYFSSKEELFEALVLSERSKSAERLFEVDGTSDDVAGLLRQIGISFLTMMVEPDHIRLVRMVMGVAEKFPRVGQAFFEAGPCQGGRRLADLLRQQAELGRLQMQDELKAAHLFFNLCHDKTVKGLLFGCNAPPTAEQIAQTVDEAVRVFLAAYGR; encoded by the coding sequence ATGAGCACGACCACTTCAGCTGCGCCTGCACGCACGGGCGCCCGCCAGGAACCCGAGTCCGCCAAGCGCCGCGACATCCTCGACGGCGCGCGACGGGTGTTCTTCGACAAGGGCTTCGACGGCGCCAGCATGGACGAGGTGGCAAAGACGGCCAGCGTTTCAAAGGCCACCATCTATGTCTATTTCAGCAGCAAGGAGGAGTTGTTCGAGGCCCTCGTCCTGAGCGAGCGGAGCAAGTCCGCCGAACGCCTCTTCGAAGTGGATGGCACCAGCGACGACGTCGCCGGCCTGTTGCGCCAGATCGGCATCTCCTTCCTGACCATGATGGTCGAGCCCGACCATATCCGCCTGGTGCGCATGGTGATGGGCGTGGCGGAGAAATTCCCCCGCGTGGGCCAAGCCTTCTTCGAGGCCGGCCCCTGCCAGGGCGGGCGTCGCTTAGCGGATCTCCTGCGCCAGCAGGCGGAGCTCGGCCGCCTCCAGATGCAGGACGAATTGAAGGCAGCCCACCTCTTCTTCAACCTGTGCCACGACAAGACCGTGAAGGGCCTGCTCTTCGGCTGCAACGCCCCACCCACTGCCGAGCAGATCGCACAGACGGTCGACGAGGCGGTGCGCGTCTTCCTGGCGGCTTACGGGCGTTAG
- a CDS encoding HlyD family secretion protein, with protein sequence MPERTGASQPRAEAEAPRSEAPNVTAKRPDGQAPASQPADQADARKPSRKRKILGAVLVLAGAAGFYYGLNWWTVGRFLVSTDDAYVAADTSVLAAKVGGHIVSIDVDTNQPVHAGDVIAHIDDGDYALSLQAAEDKIATQQATIARYGQQIIAGQASVDQAVAELAADEAELNRTQLDYERQSKLAKSEFASRSTLENAVAARDKAQAAVDAAKAAVASAQANVAVLKAQQTEASRTLAELTVSRDQAKRNLDFTFVRAPFDGIVGNRAVQVGQLVQAGTRLIALVPISKVYVDANFKETQLGRLHPGQAVDVEVDAFPGRAFHGRVVSIAPASGSVFSLLPPENATGNFTKIVQRVPVRIELDDEARQAGVLRPGMSVNAIVDTRS encoded by the coding sequence ATGCCGGAGCGCACCGGAGCATCCCAGCCGCGCGCGGAGGCGGAGGCGCCCCGCAGCGAGGCGCCTAACGTCACTGCCAAGCGCCCGGACGGGCAGGCACCCGCGTCTCAGCCGGCAGACCAGGCGGATGCGCGAAAGCCGTCCCGCAAGCGCAAGATTCTTGGCGCCGTGCTCGTCCTCGCCGGGGCAGCTGGCTTCTATTACGGCTTGAACTGGTGGACGGTGGGCCGCTTCCTGGTCTCCACCGACGATGCTTATGTGGCGGCGGATACCTCCGTTCTGGCGGCCAAGGTGGGCGGCCATATCGTCAGCATCGACGTGGACACCAACCAGCCCGTCCATGCGGGCGACGTCATCGCCCATATCGATGATGGCGACTATGCCCTCTCCCTCCAGGCGGCGGAGGACAAGATCGCCACCCAGCAGGCCACCATCGCCCGCTATGGCCAGCAGATCATCGCCGGGCAGGCGAGCGTGGATCAGGCGGTCGCGGAACTGGCGGCGGACGAGGCGGAGCTGAACCGCACCCAGCTCGACTATGAGCGGCAATCCAAGCTCGCCAAGTCGGAATTTGCCAGCCGCTCCACGCTCGAAAACGCCGTCGCCGCCCGCGACAAGGCGCAGGCGGCCGTAGACGCCGCGAAGGCGGCGGTCGCCTCGGCTCAGGCCAATGTGGCGGTGCTCAAGGCCCAGCAGACCGAGGCCTCCCGCACGCTGGCGGAACTGACGGTCTCCCGCGACCAGGCCAAGCGCAACCTGGACTTCACCTTCGTGCGCGCGCCCTTTGACGGCATCGTCGGCAACCGGGCGGTGCAGGTGGGGCAATTGGTGCAGGCGGGCACGCGCCTCATCGCGCTGGTGCCTATCTCCAAGGTTTATGTGGATGCCAATTTCAAGGAGACCCAGCTCGGCCGCCTGCATCCCGGCCAGGCGGTGGACGTGGAAGTGGACGCCTTTCCCGGCCGTGCCTTCCATGGCCGCGTGGTGAGCATCGCGCCAGCCTCCGGCTCGGTCTTCAGCCTGCTGCCGCCGGAGAATGCCACGGGCAACTTCACCAAGATCGTCCAGCGCGTGCCGGTGCGCATCGAGCTCGACGACGAGGCACGCCAGGCCGGCGTGCTGCGGCCGGGCATGTCGGTCAACGCCATCGTCGACACGCGCAGCTGA
- a CDS encoding DHA2 family efflux MFS transporter permease subunit yields the protein MSGTLALPAATARPSSEGRRMFAFLCMVFGMFMAILDIQIVSASLAEIQAGLAASSDEISWVQTSYLIAEVVMIPLSGFLSRAFSTRWLFVASAVGFTTMSLLCATATTISQMIVYRALQGFLGGGMIPTVFAAAYSVFPREKQSVVSPMIGLVATLAPTIGPTVGGYLTDLFSWHWLFLVNVVPGIFVAIACAILVDFDEPDLSLLDRFDWWGLLFMAGFLGSLEYVLEEGPTNDWFEDNTILAFAVVCAFSSVAFFARAFMARHPVVELRAFANRNFAVGSAFSFVMGIGLYGLTYLYPLYLARVRGYSALMIGETMFVSGLAMFLTAPIAGRLSAKVDPRIMMAAGFLGFAIGTWQVTYITKDWDFWELLVPQILRGVSLMTAMIPINNVSLGTLPPAQLKNASGLFNLTRNLGGAVGLALINTVLNNRWDLHLARLHESVQWARGAAVERLDTMTAALSALGSDAELAALKKLAGQVRIQAEVMAFSDVFLVLTGLFVTLFFFAPLMRRPVNKGGGGGH from the coding sequence ATGTCCGGTACCCTCGCCTTGCCCGCCGCGACGGCCCGTCCCTCGTCCGAGGGGCGGCGCATGTTCGCCTTCCTGTGCATGGTCTTCGGCATGTTCATGGCGATCCTGGACATCCAGATCGTCTCGGCCTCGCTGGCGGAGATCCAGGCGGGGCTGGCGGCGAGCTCGGACGAGATTTCCTGGGTCCAGACCTCCTATCTCATCGCCGAGGTGGTGATGATCCCGCTGTCAGGCTTCCTGTCGCGGGCCTTCTCCACGCGCTGGCTGTTCGTGGCCTCGGCGGTGGGCTTCACCACCATGAGCCTGTTATGCGCCACCGCCACCACCATCAGCCAGATGATCGTCTATCGCGCCCTCCAGGGCTTCCTGGGCGGCGGCATGATCCCCACCGTGTTCGCGGCGGCCTATTCGGTCTTCCCGCGTGAGAAGCAATCGGTGGTCTCGCCCATGATCGGGCTGGTGGCGACGCTGGCGCCCACCATCGGGCCGACCGTTGGCGGCTATCTCACCGACCTTTTCTCCTGGCACTGGCTGTTCCTGGTGAATGTGGTGCCTGGCATTTTCGTGGCCATCGCCTGCGCCATCCTGGTGGATTTCGACGAGCCGGACCTGTCCTTGCTCGACCGCTTCGACTGGTGGGGCCTTCTCTTTATGGCCGGCTTCCTGGGCAGCCTGGAATATGTGCTGGAGGAAGGGCCCACCAATGACTGGTTCGAGGACAACACTATCCTCGCCTTCGCGGTGGTCTGTGCCTTCTCCTCCGTCGCCTTCTTCGCGCGGGCCTTCATGGCCCGTCACCCGGTGGTGGAGTTGCGGGCGTTCGCGAACCGCAACTTTGCGGTGGGCTCGGCCTTCAGCTTCGTCATGGGCATCGGCCTGTATGGCCTGACCTATCTCTATCCGCTCTATCTGGCCCGGGTGCGCGGCTATTCGGCCCTGATGATCGGCGAGACCATGTTCGTCTCGGGCCTTGCCATGTTCCTGACCGCGCCCATAGCCGGGCGGCTTTCGGCCAAGGTGGATCCGCGCATCATGATGGCGGCGGGCTTCTTGGGCTTTGCCATCGGCACCTGGCAGGTGACCTACATCACCAAGGATTGGGATTTCTGGGAATTGCTGGTGCCCCAGATTTTGCGCGGCGTGTCGCTGATGACCGCCATGATCCCCATCAACAACGTCTCGCTGGGCACCTTGCCGCCGGCACAATTGAAGAATGCCTCGGGCCTGTTCAACCTCACCCGGAATCTAGGTGGGGCGGTGGGGCTCGCGCTCATCAATACGGTGCTGAACAATCGCTGGGACCTCCACCTCGCCCGCCTGCACGAGAGCGTGCAATGGGCGCGGGGTGCGGCCGTGGAGCGGCTGGACACCATGACGGCGGCGCTCTCCGCGCTCGGGTCCGATGCGGAGCTGGCGGCGCTCAAGAAGCTGGCCGGCCAGGTGCGCATCCAGGCGGAAGTGATGGCTTTTTCGGATGTCTTTCTGGTGCTGACCGGCCTGTTCGTCACCCTCTTCTTCTTCGCCCCCCTCATGCGCCGGCCGGTGAACAAGGGCGGCGGCGGGGGCCATTGA
- a CDS encoding IclR family transcriptional regulator, whose amino-acid sequence MPRVQPPQTDAEDGSKDDRHFVTALARGLEVLSAFKPGETLLANHEIAARCGLPRSTVSRLTYTLTKLGYLHFVEEAGKYRQGTQLMALGSVALGGLSVRQIARAGMRELATFSDGTVGLGVRDRLSMRYVECLRGTAAISLNIDVGSRMSMARSSMGRAYVAALALDERAALYDELSRVDPLAWPKLQQGLEQALEDHRTLGCCCSFGEWQETVSAIAVGFRPGGGLDPMVVNCGAPTVITSPDFLLKDVRPRLIALARRLEGVMGA is encoded by the coding sequence ATGCCCCGCGTTCAGCCCCCTCAGACCGATGCCGAAGACGGATCGAAAGACGACCGCCATTTCGTGACAGCGCTGGCGCGGGGGCTGGAGGTGCTCTCGGCCTTCAAGCCGGGAGAGACGCTGCTGGCCAATCATGAGATCGCGGCCCGCTGCGGCCTGCCCCGCTCCACCGTCTCGCGGCTCACCTACACGCTCACGAAGCTTGGCTACCTGCATTTCGTCGAGGAAGCAGGGAAATACCGCCAGGGCACGCAATTGATGGCGCTGGGCTCGGTGGCGCTCGGCGGCCTTTCGGTGCGCCAGATCGCCCGCGCCGGCATGCGCGAGCTCGCCACCTTCTCGGACGGCACGGTGGGGCTCGGCGTAAGGGACCGCCTGAGCATGCGCTATGTGGAATGCCTGCGCGGCACGGCAGCCATCTCGCTCAACATCGACGTGGGCTCACGCATGTCCATGGCGCGCAGCTCCATGGGCCGGGCCTATGTGGCGGCGCTGGCGCTGGACGAGCGCGCGGCGCTCTATGATGAGTTGAGCCGGGTCGATCCTCTGGCCTGGCCCAAGCTCCAGCAGGGCCTGGAACAGGCGCTGGAAGATCATCGCACGCTCGGCTGCTGCTGCTCCTTCGGGGAGTGGCAGGAAACGGTGAGCGCCATCGCCGTGGGGTTCCGGCCCGGCGGCGGGCTCGACCCCATGGTGGTCAATTGCGGGGCGCCAACCGTCATCACCTCGCCCGACTTCCTTCTGAAGGACGTCCGGCCACGGCTCATCGCCCTGGCCCGGCGCCTCGAAGGCGTGATGGGCGCCTGA